A genomic stretch from Silurus meridionalis isolate SWU-2019-XX chromosome 1, ASM1480568v1, whole genome shotgun sequence includes:
- the osgn1 gene encoding oxidative stress induced growth inhibitor 1 isoform X1, with translation MDLHNKDADDVLPVVIVGNGPSGICLSYLLSGYTPYFSPEAFHPNPILHQKLKGNSHLSLFEQDLEYLCEGLEGRSSNPLAVLFDSLLLPDSDFGQNCASPLVWRFEPERAMTHLVLGKGPPGGAWHAMEGSMLTLSLANWMELPGLKLKDWMREKRRSVRNDRATSADIASYYQHYVNTMGLSNNFAPSTTVTSVQRVSLRSGHSGWHIQGIQRLDNGDEVPFSVQAENVVLATGTSDSPACLGVEGESLPFVCHSFGEFESVISSGTLCKSSEPVLVVGAGLTAADAVLCSHHLNVPVYHAFRRDVLDPALIFNQLPRLLYPEYHKVHQMMSQQQYQPSPSLPNLLSQQMASTDNDHNQLSCSYPGYMSFSKHRVVSFKPNGKCILEAEDGHHVVLQVSLALILIGSQPNLFFLPEEGRQLGFELGQPINCRRNPIKVEPYTYESVQEVGLYALGPLVGENFVRFLKGGALGSACHLMQKKKGEVTVSYKSLNVDERG, from the exons ATGGACCTGCATAATAAAGACGCAGATGATGTTCTGCCTGTGGTTATTGTAG GTAATGGCCCTTCTGGAATTTGCCTATCATACCTACTATCAGGATACACACCTTATTTCTCTCCTGAGGCTTTTCACCCCAATCCAATTCTACATCAAAAACTTAAAGGGAACTCTCATCTGTCTTTGTTTGAACAG GATCTGGAGTATCTGTGTGAAGGCTTGGAAGGCAGATCATCAAATCCTTTGGCCGTACTTTTTGATTCATTGCTCTTACCAGATAGTGACTTTGGACAGAACTGTGCCTCACCATTGGTATGGCGATTTGAGCCAGAAAGAGCAATGACCCACCTTGTGCTTGGAAAAGGACCACCTGGAGGAGCATGGCAT GCTATGGAGGGATCCATGTTAACTCTTAGCCTTGCTAATTGGATGGAGCTTCCTGGACTCAAACTGAAGGATTGGATGAGAGAGAAACGCAG gAGTGTTCGCAATGACCGTGCCACATCAGCAGATATCGCCTCCTACTACCAGCACTATGTGAATACGATGGGTCTGAGTAACAACTTTGCCCCTAGTACTACAGTAACCTCAGTGCAGCGTGTCTCTCTTCGCTCAGGCCATTCTGGCTGGCACATCCAGGGCATACAGAGGTTAGACAATGGAGATGAGGTGCCCTTCTCGGTGCAGGCGGAGAATGTAGTGCTGGCCACAGGCACCAGTGATTCCCCAGCCTGCCTTGGAGTTGAAGGAGAGTCACTACCTTTTGTTTGCCACAGCTTTGGAGAGTTTGAGTCAGTCATCTCAAGTGGAACCCTGTGCAAATCATCAGAGCCTGTGCTTGTGGTTGGAGCAGGGCTTACTGCTGCTGATGCTGTTCTATGCTCCCACCACCTCAACGTACCCGTATATCACGCGTTCCGAAGAGACGTCTTAGACCCAGCACTCATTTTCAACCAGCTGCCCCGTCTTCTCTACCCCGAGTACCACAAAGTTCACCAGATGATGAGCCAGCAGCAGTATCAGCCAAGCCCTTCGCTACCCAATCTACTGTCCCAGCAGATGGCATCAACAGACAATGACCACAATCAATTATCCTGCTCATACCCAGGATATATGAGCTTCTCAAAACACCGTGTTGTATCTTTTAAACCCAATGGCAAGTGCATTCTGGAGGCAGAGGATGGGCACCATGTGGTGCTGCAGGTCTCCTTAGCCCTTATTTTGATTGGCTCGCAACCTAATCTGTTCTTTTTGCCTGAGGAGGGTCGGCAACTGGGGTTTGAGCTGGGTCAGCCAATCAACTGTCGGCGCAACCCAATTAAGGTGGAGCCATACACTTATGAAAGCGTGCAGGAAGTGGGGCTTTATGCCCTGGGTCCCCTAGTCGGTGAGAACTTTGTGCGCTTTCTCAAGGGTGGTGCACTAGGCTCTGCATGTCAtctaatgcaaaaaaagaagggaGAAGTGACTGTGTCCTACAAAAGCCTGAATGTCGATGagagaggttaa
- the osgn1 gene encoding oxidative stress induced growth inhibitor 1 isoform X2 produces the protein MSSQSISKDLEYLCEGLEGRSSNPLAVLFDSLLLPDSDFGQNCASPLVWRFEPERAMTHLVLGKGPPGGAWHAMEGSMLTLSLANWMELPGLKLKDWMREKRRSVRNDRATSADIASYYQHYVNTMGLSNNFAPSTTVTSVQRVSLRSGHSGWHIQGIQRLDNGDEVPFSVQAENVVLATGTSDSPACLGVEGESLPFVCHSFGEFESVISSGTLCKSSEPVLVVGAGLTAADAVLCSHHLNVPVYHAFRRDVLDPALIFNQLPRLLYPEYHKVHQMMSQQQYQPSPSLPNLLSQQMASTDNDHNQLSCSYPGYMSFSKHRVVSFKPNGKCILEAEDGHHVVLQVSLALILIGSQPNLFFLPEEGRQLGFELGQPINCRRNPIKVEPYTYESVQEVGLYALGPLVGENFVRFLKGGALGSACHLMQKKKGEVTVSYKSLNVDERG, from the exons ATGAgtagtcagagcatctccaaa GATCTGGAGTATCTGTGTGAAGGCTTGGAAGGCAGATCATCAAATCCTTTGGCCGTACTTTTTGATTCATTGCTCTTACCAGATAGTGACTTTGGACAGAACTGTGCCTCACCATTGGTATGGCGATTTGAGCCAGAAAGAGCAATGACCCACCTTGTGCTTGGAAAAGGACCACCTGGAGGAGCATGGCAT GCTATGGAGGGATCCATGTTAACTCTTAGCCTTGCTAATTGGATGGAGCTTCCTGGACTCAAACTGAAGGATTGGATGAGAGAGAAACGCAG gAGTGTTCGCAATGACCGTGCCACATCAGCAGATATCGCCTCCTACTACCAGCACTATGTGAATACGATGGGTCTGAGTAACAACTTTGCCCCTAGTACTACAGTAACCTCAGTGCAGCGTGTCTCTCTTCGCTCAGGCCATTCTGGCTGGCACATCCAGGGCATACAGAGGTTAGACAATGGAGATGAGGTGCCCTTCTCGGTGCAGGCGGAGAATGTAGTGCTGGCCACAGGCACCAGTGATTCCCCAGCCTGCCTTGGAGTTGAAGGAGAGTCACTACCTTTTGTTTGCCACAGCTTTGGAGAGTTTGAGTCAGTCATCTCAAGTGGAACCCTGTGCAAATCATCAGAGCCTGTGCTTGTGGTTGGAGCAGGGCTTACTGCTGCTGATGCTGTTCTATGCTCCCACCACCTCAACGTACCCGTATATCACGCGTTCCGAAGAGACGTCTTAGACCCAGCACTCATTTTCAACCAGCTGCCCCGTCTTCTCTACCCCGAGTACCACAAAGTTCACCAGATGATGAGCCAGCAGCAGTATCAGCCAAGCCCTTCGCTACCCAATCTACTGTCCCAGCAGATGGCATCAACAGACAATGACCACAATCAATTATCCTGCTCATACCCAGGATATATGAGCTTCTCAAAACACCGTGTTGTATCTTTTAAACCCAATGGCAAGTGCATTCTGGAGGCAGAGGATGGGCACCATGTGGTGCTGCAGGTCTCCTTAGCCCTTATTTTGATTGGCTCGCAACCTAATCTGTTCTTTTTGCCTGAGGAGGGTCGGCAACTGGGGTTTGAGCTGGGTCAGCCAATCAACTGTCGGCGCAACCCAATTAAGGTGGAGCCATACACTTATGAAAGCGTGCAGGAAGTGGGGCTTTATGCCCTGGGTCCCCTAGTCGGTGAGAACTTTGTGCGCTTTCTCAAGGGTGGTGCACTAGGCTCTGCATGTCAtctaatgcaaaaaaagaagggaGAAGTGACTGTGTCCTACAAAAGCCTGAATGTCGATGagagaggttaa